The Amycolatopsis mongoliensis genome includes a window with the following:
- a CDS encoding acyl-CoA dehydrogenase family protein, with amino-acid sequence MDFRLTDDQEQFRSMLRTFVDKEIVPVAREWEQAGRYPTEIVEQMKQLGLFGLMIPEEYGGAAADFTSFTLMFEEIARGWMGVAGILGSHSLSCWMIARHGTDEQKRRYLPDLATGKRRTGIALTEPDAGTDLQGIRTTAVRDGDEYVVNGAKMWITNARYADPLPVLVKTDRTTTPAHKGMSVLLIDANTPGFRVTKDIPKLGYKGTESCEVVFEDVRVPVGNLLGGSEGRGMQQVLSALEVGRLNIAGRSLGIAQRAYDEALAYSRERQAFGKPIADFQAIQIRLAETATQLQAARLMTYWSATALDRGERSDLQTGMAKLFSSEIALQAAQESMRIHGGYGYSAEFEIERLYRDSILMTIGEGTSDIMRTVIAKSLVAGKGKVGW; translated from the coding sequence ATGGACTTCCGCCTCACCGACGACCAGGAGCAGTTCCGCTCGATGCTGCGGACCTTCGTCGACAAGGAGATCGTGCCCGTCGCCCGCGAGTGGGAGCAGGCGGGCCGGTATCCGACCGAGATCGTCGAGCAGATGAAGCAGCTCGGCCTGTTCGGGCTGATGATCCCCGAGGAGTACGGGGGCGCGGCGGCCGACTTCACCTCGTTCACGCTGATGTTCGAGGAGATCGCGCGCGGCTGGATGGGCGTCGCCGGCATCCTCGGCAGCCACTCGCTCTCCTGCTGGATGATCGCCCGGCACGGCACCGACGAGCAGAAGCGGCGGTACCTGCCCGACCTGGCCACCGGCAAGCGGCGCACCGGCATCGCGCTCACCGAGCCCGACGCGGGCACCGACCTGCAGGGCATCCGCACCACCGCGGTCCGCGACGGCGACGAGTACGTCGTCAACGGCGCGAAGATGTGGATCACCAACGCCCGCTACGCCGACCCGCTGCCGGTGCTGGTCAAGACCGACCGCACCACGACCCCCGCGCACAAGGGCATGAGCGTCCTGCTGATCGACGCGAACACACCCGGGTTCCGCGTCACCAAGGACATCCCGAAGCTCGGCTACAAGGGCACCGAGTCCTGCGAGGTCGTGTTCGAGGACGTGCGCGTCCCGGTGGGGAACCTGCTCGGCGGCAGCGAGGGCCGCGGCATGCAGCAGGTGCTCTCGGCGCTGGAAGTCGGCCGGCTCAACATCGCCGGCCGCAGCCTCGGCATCGCCCAGCGCGCCTACGACGAAGCTCTCGCGTACTCGCGCGAGCGGCAGGCGTTCGGCAAGCCCATTGCCGACTTCCAGGCCATCCAGATCCGGCTCGCCGAGACCGCGACGCAGCTGCAGGCCGCGCGCCTGATGACGTACTGGTCGGCCACCGCGCTCGACCGCGGCGAGCGCTCGGACCTGCAGACCGGCATGGCGAAGCTGTTCTCCTCGGAGATCGCGCTGCAGGCCGCGCAGGAGTCGATGCGCATCCACGGCGGCTACGGCTACTCGGCGGAGTTCGAGATCGAACGGCTCTACCGCGACTCGATCCTGATGACCATCGGCGAGGGCACCAGCGACATCATGCGCACGGTCATCGCCAAGTCGCTGGTGGCCGGCAAGGGAAAGGTCGGCTGGTGA
- a CDS encoding CaiB/BaiF CoA transferase family protein, translating into MNLPLQDLKILSLEQYGAGPFGSVHLADLGAEIIKIEDPRFGGDVGRHTPPYAEDGDSLFFEAFNRNKRSMVLDLGNPRGRAVFERLVKVSDAVYSNLRGDVPAKMRIRYEDLKHLNPKIVCCSLSGYGMTGPRSKQPGYDYMLQGLAGWMAVTGEPDGPPTKSGLSMVDYSGGIVAALSMVSAIHAARRDGVGMDCDVSLYDTAIGMLTYLATWHLNEGFEPQRTHHSAHPSLVPFQNFPTADSWVVIGCAKQKFWERFVGVLGSPEWAREERFATPASRYKHSAECVKLIEAELARRTTAEWLPLLEEAGVPCAPINTIPQALREEHTLARGLIVETEHPRFGTVRQVASPVRAGTPRTEHVRAPRMGEHTETLLAELLGTGTDEFAELTRAGAFGVEEH; encoded by the coding sequence GTGAACCTCCCGTTGCAGGACCTGAAGATCCTCTCCCTGGAGCAGTACGGCGCCGGTCCGTTCGGCTCGGTCCACCTGGCCGACCTCGGCGCCGAGATCATCAAGATCGAGGACCCGCGCTTCGGCGGCGACGTCGGCAGGCACACCCCGCCGTACGCCGAGGACGGCGACTCGTTGTTCTTCGAGGCGTTCAACCGCAACAAGCGCTCGATGGTCCTCGACCTCGGCAACCCGCGGGGGCGGGCGGTGTTCGAGCGCCTGGTGAAGGTGAGCGACGCGGTGTACTCGAACCTGCGTGGCGACGTGCCGGCGAAGATGCGCATCCGCTACGAAGACCTCAAGCACCTCAACCCGAAGATCGTCTGCTGCTCCCTGTCGGGCTACGGCATGACCGGCCCGCGCAGCAAGCAGCCCGGGTACGACTACATGCTGCAGGGCCTGGCCGGCTGGATGGCGGTGACCGGCGAGCCCGACGGCCCGCCCACGAAGTCCGGTTTGTCCATGGTGGACTACTCCGGCGGCATCGTGGCGGCGCTGTCGATGGTCTCGGCCATCCACGCGGCCCGCCGCGACGGCGTCGGCATGGACTGCGACGTCAGCCTGTACGACACGGCCATCGGGATGCTCACCTACCTGGCGACCTGGCACCTCAACGAGGGCTTCGAGCCGCAGCGCACGCACCACTCCGCGCACCCCAGCCTGGTGCCGTTCCAGAACTTCCCGACCGCGGACTCGTGGGTCGTGATCGGCTGCGCCAAGCAGAAGTTCTGGGAGCGGTTCGTCGGCGTGCTGGGCTCGCCCGAGTGGGCTCGCGAAGAACGCTTCGCCACGCCCGCGTCGCGTTACAAGCACTCGGCGGAGTGCGTGAAGCTGATCGAAGCCGAGCTGGCGCGCCGGACCACCGCCGAGTGGCTGCCGCTGCTCGAAGAGGCCGGCGTGCCGTGTGCGCCGATCAACACCATCCCGCAGGCCCTGCGCGAGGAACACACCCTCGCCCGCGGCCTGATCGTGGAAACCGAACACCCGCGGTTCGGGACCGTCCGGCAGGTCGCGTCCCCGGTCCGCGCCGGAACCCCGCGCACCGAGCACGTCCGCGCGCCGCGGATGGGGGAGCACACCGAAACCCTCCTGGCCGAGCTGCTCGGCACCGGGACCGACGAGTTCGCCGAGCTCACGCGCGCGGGCGCGTTCGGCGTCGAGGAGCACTGA
- a CDS encoding MaoC family dehydratase, translated as MAVHESRLGRFYEEFTVGDVYRHPLGRTISETDNTWFTLLTMNTHPAHFDAHYAGKTPFGKILVNSGLTIAMLLGQSVSDISQRAVANLAMTNIQLTHPVFVGDTLYGESICTAKRESKSKPYAGLVEVHTRGLNAGGDVCLSFDRTVLVFKQAAAGDIDSFPAAKPGPLTLGEVRA; from the coding sequence GTGGCTGTGCACGAGAGCCGGCTGGGACGGTTCTACGAGGAATTCACCGTCGGCGACGTTTACCGGCACCCGCTGGGACGCACGATCAGCGAAACCGACAACACGTGGTTCACGCTGCTGACGATGAACACCCACCCGGCGCACTTCGACGCGCACTACGCGGGGAAGACGCCGTTCGGCAAGATCCTGGTGAACTCCGGGCTCACCATCGCGATGCTGCTGGGCCAGAGCGTCTCCGACATCAGCCAGCGGGCCGTCGCGAACCTCGCCATGACGAACATCCAGCTCACCCACCCGGTGTTCGTCGGCGACACGCTCTACGGCGAGTCCATCTGCACCGCCAAGCGCGAGTCGAAGTCCAAGCCCTACGCCGGCCTGGTCGAGGTGCACACCCGCGGCCTCAACGCCGGCGGCGACGTCTGCCTTTCGTTCGACCGGACCGTGCTGGTGTTCAAGCAGGCGGCGGCCGGCGACATCGACTCGTTCCCGGCCGCCAAGCCCGGCCCGCTGACCCTGGGGGAGGTGCGCGCGTGA
- a CDS encoding FadR/GntR family transcriptional regulator, with protein MKDETAPGLRVRRVQAAYVQIATQLREQIIGGALPTGTRLPSEAELCTLFGVSRSTVREALRLLTSQQLIDTTRGVTGGSFVAAPDAGTVAENLGGTLGLLVNANNLSVDNLIEARLMIEPPAARLAAERADEVDLESLRRTMEQTAQLDPEKGFVLHWDFHTTLVSITGNPLLRLMCQPVNVVLRSRMHRDRIAASRWAEIDTHHEGIYAAVAAGDGETAERLTREHLVALRPVYERMKTGSENV; from the coding sequence ATGAAGGACGAAACCGCCCCGGGCTTGCGCGTGCGGCGCGTACAGGCCGCCTACGTGCAGATCGCCACCCAGCTGCGGGAGCAGATCATCGGCGGCGCGCTGCCCACCGGCACGCGGCTGCCGAGCGAGGCCGAGCTGTGCACGCTCTTCGGCGTCAGCCGCAGCACCGTCCGGGAAGCCTTGCGGCTGCTCACCAGCCAGCAGCTCATCGACACGACCCGCGGGGTCACCGGCGGCAGCTTCGTGGCCGCGCCCGACGCCGGCACGGTCGCCGAAAACCTCGGTGGCACGCTCGGCCTGCTGGTCAACGCCAACAACCTGAGCGTGGACAACCTGATCGAAGCGCGGCTCATGATCGAGCCGCCCGCCGCGCGGCTGGCCGCCGAACGCGCCGACGAGGTCGACCTCGAGAGCCTGCGCCGGACCATGGAGCAGACCGCGCAGCTGGATCCCGAAAAGGGATTCGTCCTGCACTGGGACTTCCACACCACGCTCGTGTCCATCACCGGCAACCCGCTGCTGCGGCTGATGTGCCAGCCGGTCAACGTCGTACTGCGCTCCCGGATGCACCGCGACCGGATCGCGGCGTCGCGCTGGGCCGAGATCGACACCCACCACGAGGGGATCTACGCCGCCGTGGCCGCCGGCGACGGCGAGACGGCCGAGCGGCTCACCCGCGAGCACCTCGTCGCGCTGCGTCCGGTCTACGAGCGCATGAAGACCGGATCGGAAAACGTCTGA
- a CDS encoding MmgE/PrpD family protein codes for MSPAATEPVARTVGEFAARLRLGDLPPEVLDRARHLILDAVGVALAAGEHEFTRRARRALARFGGGDQPVLGLPDRLAPREAAILNAVLVHGLDFDDTHSGSITHVSASALPTALAAAVQHGRSTEDLLLAYILGVEISARVGKVARGGFHAVGFHPTGLAGAFGSAVAAAKLSGLDADGITAAQEIVGSMASGILEFLAEGAWTKRLHPGWAANSALTAVAFAAEDWPGPPRVYEGRHGLYATHLQGREWDVTELVRDLGTRWELLDTAVKPFPSCHFTHGFADAVLALRAEGGFGAADVARIRCFIHPTPGAAVSDPIERKRAPQDDYDAKFSLPFVAAACVARGRLTLAEFTDEALGDTEILELAQLVDIGDDPESLFPQAYSAAVEIDLHDGRTLARREAVHRGHAERPLSHEDIREKFTGNAGPRAAAVLPLVLSLGEPGDARAFAESLAS; via the coding sequence GTGTCCCCCGCTGCCACCGAGCCCGTCGCCCGGACCGTCGGCGAGTTCGCCGCGCGCCTCCGGCTCGGCGACCTGCCGCCCGAAGTCCTCGACCGGGCCCGCCACCTGATCCTCGACGCGGTCGGCGTCGCGCTCGCCGCCGGGGAGCACGAGTTCACCCGGCGGGCGCGGCGGGCGCTGGCCCGCTTCGGCGGCGGCGACCAGCCGGTGCTGGGGCTGCCCGACCGGCTGGCCCCGCGCGAAGCAGCGATCCTCAACGCGGTGCTGGTGCACGGCCTCGACTTCGACGACACGCACAGCGGTTCGATCACCCACGTCTCGGCGAGCGCGCTGCCCACCGCGCTCGCCGCGGCGGTGCAGCACGGCCGCTCCACCGAAGACCTGCTGCTGGCCTACATCCTGGGGGTCGAGATCAGCGCGCGCGTCGGCAAGGTCGCGCGCGGCGGCTTCCACGCGGTCGGCTTTCACCCCACCGGCCTCGCGGGCGCGTTCGGCTCGGCGGTGGCGGCCGCGAAACTGTCCGGTCTGGACGCCGACGGCATCACTGCGGCCCAGGAGATCGTCGGCTCGATGGCGTCGGGCATCCTCGAATTCCTCGCCGAAGGCGCGTGGACCAAGCGCCTGCACCCGGGCTGGGCGGCCAACTCGGCGCTGACGGCGGTCGCCTTCGCCGCCGAGGACTGGCCCGGTCCCCCGCGGGTCTACGAAGGCCGCCACGGCCTGTACGCCACCCACCTGCAGGGCCGCGAGTGGGACGTCACCGAGCTCGTGCGGGACCTCGGCACGCGCTGGGAACTGCTGGACACAGCCGTGAAGCCGTTCCCCAGCTGCCACTTCACGCACGGCTTCGCCGACGCCGTGCTGGCCCTGCGCGCCGAGGGCGGCTTCGGCGCGGCCGACGTCGCCCGCATCCGCTGTTTCATCCACCCGACCCCGGGCGCCGCCGTGAGCGACCCGATCGAGCGCAAGCGCGCGCCGCAGGACGACTACGACGCCAAGTTCAGCCTGCCGTTCGTCGCCGCCGCGTGCGTCGCACGCGGGCGGCTGACGCTGGCCGAGTTCACCGACGAAGCTCTGGGCGACACGGAAATCCTCGAGCTCGCGCAGCTCGTCGACATCGGCGACGACCCGGAAAGCCTGTTCCCCCAAGCGTATTCGGCGGCCGTCGAAATCGACCTCCACGACGGACGCACACTCGCCCGCCGCGAAGCCGTCCACCGCGGCCACGCCGAGCGGCCCCTGTCCCACGAGGACATCCGCGAGAAGTTCACCGGCAACGCGGGACCGCGCGCGGCCGCCGTGCTCCCGCTGGTGCTTTCCCTGGGCGAGCCCGGTGACGCCCGTGCGTTCGCCGAATCCCTCGCATCCTGA
- a CDS encoding MFS transporter, translating to MSETAPARPVVTGKPLSAARIATSSMIGTLVEIFDFIVYAFMAALVFGPLFFPAASPWMGTLAALGTHAVAFGMRPLGALLFGWLGDTRGRRTALLGSMLLMGTATVAIGLLPTFATAGLWAPVLLVAFRMLQGLAVGGEWGGAVLVAVEHAPKRRRSLYGSFVQLGTVLGIALASGVVLLVSTAVSADVFRAWGWRVPFLASALLVVLGLVLRKRLEETPEFVAELAKHEATTGRRPRVRAVFRDHWRELIAGSLMWSAPCSFLYVLMTGLVAYTKTYVPSLSGLDVQLGLLITSVVLAGLTLVSATRADRWGRERLIRWSGVLLVVWAFPAFWLVDTGAFGPMLLAMLVGSVCYAAFNGAVPSLMADLFPVASRYTGCGLCIAFGTAVAGGILPIAGLAVVGETGGSSVPLSLTLVLCGVLTLAGVALARRTRRDQPAA from the coding sequence ATGTCCGAAACAGCTCCCGCACGCCCGGTCGTGACCGGCAAACCCCTGTCCGCGGCCCGCATCGCGACGTCGTCGATGATCGGCACCCTGGTCGAGATCTTCGACTTCATCGTCTACGCCTTCATGGCCGCGCTCGTGTTCGGCCCGCTGTTCTTCCCGGCGGCCTCGCCCTGGATGGGCACGCTCGCCGCGCTCGGCACCCACGCGGTGGCGTTCGGCATGCGCCCGCTCGGCGCGCTGCTGTTCGGCTGGCTCGGCGACACCCGCGGCCGCCGCACCGCGCTGCTCGGCTCGATGCTGCTGATGGGCACCGCGACCGTCGCGATCGGGCTGCTGCCCACCTTCGCCACGGCCGGGCTGTGGGCGCCGGTGCTGCTGGTCGCGTTCCGGATGCTGCAGGGCCTGGCGGTCGGGGGCGAATGGGGCGGCGCGGTCCTGGTGGCGGTGGAACACGCGCCGAAGCGGCGGCGGTCGCTGTACGGCTCGTTCGTGCAGCTGGGCACGGTGCTCGGCATCGCGCTGGCGAGCGGGGTCGTCCTGCTGGTGAGCACGGCGGTCAGCGCGGACGTCTTCCGCGCCTGGGGCTGGCGCGTGCCGTTCCTGGCCAGCGCGCTGCTGGTGGTGCTGGGCCTGGTGCTGCGCAAGCGGCTGGAGGAGACCCCGGAGTTCGTGGCGGAGCTGGCCAAGCACGAAGCGACCACCGGCCGCCGGCCCCGGGTGCGCGCGGTCTTCCGCGACCACTGGCGGGAGCTGATCGCGGGTTCGCTGATGTGGTCGGCCCCCTGCTCGTTCCTCTACGTGCTGATGACCGGGCTGGTGGCCTACACGAAGACGTACGTGCCGTCGCTGAGCGGGCTTGACGTCCAGCTCGGGCTGCTCATCACCTCGGTCGTGCTGGCCGGGCTGACCCTGGTGAGCGCGACCCGCGCCGACCGCTGGGGCCGCGAGCGGCTGATCCGCTGGTCGGGTGTGCTGCTGGTGGTGTGGGCGTTCCCGGCGTTCTGGCTCGTCGACACCGGTGCGTTCGGCCCGATGCTGCTGGCGATGCTGGTGGGCAGCGTCTGCTACGCGGCGTTCAACGGCGCGGTCCCGTCGCTGATGGCGGACCTGTTCCCGGTGGCGTCCCGCTACACGGGCTGCGGCCTGTGCATCGCGTTCGGCACGGCCGTGGCGGGCGGCATCCTGCCCATCGCCGGGCTCGCGGTCGTGGGCGAGACCGGCGGTTCGTCGGTGCCGCTGTCGCTGACGCTGGTCTTGTGCGGGGTGCTGACCCTGGCGGGTGTCGCGCTCGCGCGCCGCACCCGCCGGGACCAGCCCGCCGCGTGA
- a CDS encoding hydroxymethylglutaryl-CoA lyase has protein sequence MNIEIVEMSPRDGLQNEKAVLSTEDKVELVGRAVRAGAKRIEVTSFVNPARVPQLADADALMAALPRHDGVRYAGLVINERGLDRALEGKVDEVDVVVVATDTFCGRNQGMTTEQACETAARLVAAARQAGKFTTVTIGASFGCPFEGEVSLDRLGEVLRRVHATGADEIALADTIGVAVPTDVTERLTSARDIVGGDTPLRLHLHDTRNTAVANAVAAVHSGVTVLDASIGGAGGCPFAPAATGNVATEDLAYLFARMGHATGIDLAETISAAVWLEERLGKELPSALARAGAFPA, from the coding sequence ATGAACATCGAGATCGTCGAAATGTCCCCGCGGGACGGCCTGCAGAACGAGAAGGCCGTCCTGAGCACCGAGGACAAGGTGGAGCTGGTCGGACGAGCCGTGCGGGCGGGAGCCAAGCGCATCGAAGTGACCAGCTTCGTCAACCCGGCACGGGTCCCGCAGCTGGCGGACGCCGACGCGCTGATGGCCGCCCTGCCCCGCCACGACGGCGTCCGCTACGCGGGCCTGGTGATCAACGAACGCGGCCTCGACCGGGCGCTCGAGGGCAAGGTGGACGAGGTCGACGTCGTGGTCGTGGCCACGGACACCTTCTGCGGACGCAACCAGGGCATGACCACGGAACAGGCGTGCGAGACGGCCGCGAGGCTGGTCGCGGCGGCCCGGCAGGCGGGCAAGTTCACGACGGTCACGATCGGCGCGTCGTTCGGGTGCCCGTTCGAGGGTGAGGTCTCCCTGGACCGGCTCGGTGAGGTGCTCCGGCGGGTGCACGCCACCGGCGCGGACGAGATCGCGCTGGCGGACACGATCGGCGTCGCGGTCCCGACCGACGTCACCGAGCGGCTGACATCGGCCCGGGACATCGTCGGCGGCGACACCCCGCTGCGGCTGCACCTGCACGACACCCGCAACACGGCGGTCGCCAACGCGGTCGCGGCTGTCCACAGTGGAGTCACGGTGCTGGACGCGAGCATCGGGGGAGCGGGCGGCTGCCCGTTCGCGCCGGCCGCGACCGGCAACGTGGCCACGGAGGATCTGGCGTACCTGTTCGCCCGGATGGGCCACGCGACAGGGATCGACCTGGCCGAGACGATCTCGGCGGCGGTGTGGCTCGAGGAGCGGCTGGGCAAGGAACTGCCCAGCGCACTGGCCCGCGCGGGCGCCTTCCCCGCCTGA
- a CDS encoding isochorismatase family protein, with the protein MSTSDPFDGTLAGGSRPALVLIDLMRAYFTEGSPLLLPSRDCLGSAARVLAAARRHGIPVVHTRVAYGADGVDGGLFLRKVPALRMLQDGGGPLGEFMPEVAPAEGEQVVVKQYPSAFFGTPLASSLRARGVDTVVIGGVSTSGCVRASALDALQHGFVPLVVREAVGDRTPETQEANLFDIQAKCGEVVGEATALAYLAEGR; encoded by the coding sequence ATGTCCACTTCGGACCCGTTCGACGGGACGCTGGCCGGCGGAAGCCGTCCAGCACTGGTCCTGATCGACCTGATGCGGGCTTACTTCACCGAGGGCAGCCCGCTGCTGCTGCCGTCGCGCGACTGTCTCGGCTCGGCGGCCCGGGTCCTGGCGGCCGCGCGGCGGCACGGGATCCCGGTCGTGCACACGCGGGTGGCCTACGGTGCGGACGGCGTGGATGGTGGCCTGTTCCTCCGCAAGGTCCCGGCGCTGCGGATGCTGCAGGACGGGGGCGGCCCGCTCGGTGAGTTCATGCCGGAGGTCGCGCCGGCGGAGGGTGAGCAGGTGGTGGTGAAGCAGTACCCCAGCGCCTTCTTCGGGACGCCGCTGGCGTCCTCGTTGCGGGCCCGTGGCGTCGACACCGTGGTGATCGGCGGGGTCAGCACGAGCGGTTGTGTCCGGGCGAGCGCGCTCGACGCGCTCCAGCACGGGTTCGTCCCGCTGGTGGTGCGGGAGGCGGTCGGTGACCGCACGCCCGAGACCCAGGAAGCGAACCTGTTCGACATCCAGGCGAAGTGCGGCGAGGTCGTCGGCGAGGCGACCGCGTTGGCTTACCTGGCGGAGGGACGATGA